One part of the Vicia villosa cultivar HV-30 ecotype Madison, WI linkage group LG6, Vvil1.0, whole genome shotgun sequence genome encodes these proteins:
- the LOC131615193 gene encoding uncharacterized protein LOC131615193, with translation MDDHFSNLTGISELCRTLVRTKKHKTFRFVYTLVKLIVSLPVAIASVERVFSGMKYVKSELRSRMTNSWLNDCLVKFVEKEVFDTIDDMDTIRRFQGMNKRIVHLRLD, from the coding sequence ATGGACGATCACTTTTCCAATTTGACTGGCATCTCGGAACTTTGTAGGACTCTTGTTCGAACAAAGAAGCATAAGACATTTAGGTTTGTGTACACACTTGTCAAACTAATTGTGTCCTTACCGGTGGCCATTGCAAGTGTTGAGCGAGTGTTCTCGGGGATGAAATACGTTAAAAGTGAGTTGAGAAGTAGAATGACTAATTCATGGCTAAATGATTGCTTAGTGAAATTTGTGGAGAAAGAGGTGTTTGATACAATCGATGATATGGATACCATCCGGCGTTTCCAAGGAATGAACAAGAGAATAGTGCATTTACGATTAGACTAG